TTGAACGACGCCCGCGCGATGGCGCGGGCGCTCGCGGACGCGGGCTTCGCCGTCCGTACCGTCGAGAACGCCGACGCGACCGAGCTCCGGCGCGCGGTCGGCGATTTCGCGGGCCGCGTGCGTAACGTGAGCCTCGCGATCCTCTATTACTCGGGCCACGCCGTCGGCCGCGCGGGGAAGAACTACCTCGTCCCGGTGGACTCGACACCCACGGCGCCCCCGGGCGAGCTCGTCGGATTCGAGGAGCTCGAGATTCTCATCGAGCGCGCCGGCAACACCTTCAACCTCCTGATCCTCGAGGGCGGCTCCAGGCTCGCCTTCATGGATCCGACGTCGGGATCCTTCCGGTGGATCGCCTTTGCAGCCGCGCCCGGCGCCGAAGCGGGCGACGACGGCCAGCACGGCCACTATACGCGGGCGCTCGTGGCGCAGCTGGCGACGCCCGGGCTCAGGATCGAGGACGTCTTCACCCGCGCACGGCGGGCCGTCTTCACGGTGACGGGCGGCCGGCAAGTTCCCTGGGATGCCTCGGCCATCGACGGCGATTTCGTCTTCGTGCCCGCGCGCTGAGGCCGTCGGCGACGGCGCTCAGGACGCGCCGAGACGGCCGAGGACGGGGAGCTTGAGCGCGGGGCTCTTCACGTCCACGCCGAAGTTCAGCGTGAAGACGTTCAGCTCGATGCCCTCCTCCACGCCGAGCGCGATCCCGCCGAGCCCGAAGAGCGAGAGCTGGACGCCCGTGCGGCTCGGCGTCGGCCCGGCGAGCGCGCCGCCCGGCAGGTAGTCCTTGCCGATCGCCGTCGGCGGGAGCTTCAGGCGGAGCTCGGGCACCTGGCGCCCGACCCACGCCGTGAACGTGTTGCTGTTGGGCCCGGGCCAGGTGCGATAGCTCGCGGGATACGGATACGCGGCCACCGCGGCCTCGATCTTCGTGACGATCGCGTCCACGCCGGCGCCGCGGAGGTCCACGAGCCGCACCGGGCG
The sequence above is drawn from the Candidatus Methylomirabilota bacterium genome and encodes:
- a CDS encoding DUF3750 domain-containing protein yields the protein MSRRRARWLLTLALPVLVGCAVVSRARTDWWALERGPSGLAPDPAFTPEAVVQVYAARAVSWRGVFAVHTWIAVKPDGAAAYTRYEVIGWGVDRGAPAVRVNRTGPDNYWFGDRPVRLVDLRGAGVDAIVTKIEAAVAAYPYPASYRTWPGPNSNTFTAWVGRQVPELRLKLPPTAIGKDYLPGGALAGPTPSRTGVQLSLFGLGGIALGVEEGIELNVFTLNFGVDVKSPALKLPVLGRLGAS
- a CDS encoding caspase family protein, encoding MGSGLALAQAPVRPSETRAALVIGNARYTAAAPRPHALNDARAMARALADAGFAVRTVENADATELRRAVGDFAGRVRNVSLAILYYSGHAVGRAGKNYLVPVDSTPTAPPGELVGFEELEILIERAGNTFNLLILEGGSRLAFMDPTSGSFRWIAFAAAPGAEAGDDGQHGHYTRALVAQLATPGLRIEDVFTRARRAVFTVTGGRQVPWDASAIDGDFVFVPAR